From the genome of Marinitoga sp. 1197, one region includes:
- a CDS encoding PD-(D/E)XK nuclease domain-containing protein, with protein sequence DDNIMSDYKKVQNLFSLGELLGVKIDKEETKEEREKTTSKKIIGELLNEILLTGKTELTELTTMFNPGKRIEIKDIKSLLFYLGFMTFEKKGIITYLKIPNYSMKKIFSEYFTEYIEEKLTEYIDPEPIEIAVRKILSDGEIKSFAKEIENLLSKMDNRIFMGLDEKYIKAIMYSYLILTPYAMVKMEYPVENGYIDIAMFKRYEEVPYEAIIEVKYIKQKEYTEEKLKRKIKQAKEQIEKYKKSYELNTKNETMKKYIIIFVGKEAKYIEEI encoded by the coding sequence TAGATGATAACATAATGAGTGATTACAAAAAAGTACAGAATCTATTTAGTCTTGGTGAATTACTTGGAGTAAAAATAGACAAAGAAGAAACCAAAGAAGAAAGAGAAAAAACAACATCAAAAAAAATAATAGGAGAATTATTAAATGAAATACTATTAACAGGAAAAACAGAATTAACAGAACTCACAACAATGTTCAATCCAGGAAAAAGGATAGAAATAAAAGATATAAAATCATTATTATTCTATCTTGGGTTCATGACATTTGAAAAAAAAGGAATAATAACATATTTAAAAATACCAAATTACTCAATGAAAAAAATATTCTCAGAATACTTCACAGAATACATAGAAGAAAAACTAACAGAATACATAGACCCAGAGCCAATAGAGATAGCAGTAAGAAAGATACTATCAGATGGAGAAATAAAAAGCTTTGCCAAAGAAATAGAAAACCTATTGAGCAAAATGGACAACAGAATATTCATGGGATTAGATGAAAAATACATAAAAGCAATAATGTATAGTTATCTAATACTAACGCCATATGCAATGGTAAAAATGGAATATCCAGTAGAAAATGGGTATATAGACATAGCAATGTTCAAAAGGTATGAAGAAGTACCATATGAAGCGATAATAGAAGTAAAATACATAAAACAAAAAGAATACACAGAAGAAAAATTAAAAAGGAAAATAAAACAGGCAAAAGAACAAATAGAAAAATACAAGAAATCATATGAATTAAACACAAAAAATGAAACGATGAAAAAGTATATAATTATCTTTGTTGGTAAAGAAGCAAAGTATATTGAGGAAATATAA
- a CDS encoding methyl-accepting chemotaxis protein has protein sequence MLVPDFNVLKVTGLKVLELEDANGKVFYRGHHPGKFGDDKSHISGVKLALDGTKNYGFDFGSSGFGLRAFYPIIVENKVIGIVQTGVPFSSETLMNFKKMISTDMLVYTKNGLYAATEKKYLLPENKIKDFFTELKNNGSFKYTVKPGISFLLFPLKEPNGKIIGLLAVLEDTTNFVALNSEIMKSMIMTFIFIILIILLFSVVVTKILIKKINHLSFNIEKISDGDLTVKIKSSGKDEIDHIFLKLKSLLDNFKNILKSVLDTGLKLDKSSEEVIDAVMKTEKSSDDLYLSAKNIEQNMNDISSTIEEITSGIEEIESSAQMVSENSQELSSIAIESIKNAENGTKGLNTISEIIHNAVIQSKNTEKKVEELLYLTSNIGEIVDSINTITEQTNLLALNAAIEAARAGEAGKGFAVVADEIRKLAEESKKATEKIAEILLDVQNSVKDVNSATLETVNIVNKVESGAKNIKENFRIILEQIDLINNKVENLTATSQEQSASTEEMAAAMDKSMKNITEILKQIEQMAEISFNQKNEISMLKEVSQELKNDSEVLKENIKKFKI, from the coding sequence ATATTAGTTCCAGATTTCAATGTTTTAAAAGTTACAGGATTAAAAGTATTAGAATTAGAAGATGCTAATGGAAAAGTTTTTTATAGAGGACATCATCCAGGAAAATTTGGTGATGATAAATCTCATATTTCTGGTGTTAAATTAGCTTTAGATGGAACTAAAAATTATGGTTTTGATTTTGGCTCTAGTGGTTTTGGATTAAGAGCTTTTTATCCAATTATTGTAGAGAATAAGGTAATAGGAATTGTTCAAACGGGAGTTCCATTTTCTTCAGAAACTCTTATGAATTTCAAAAAAATGATTTCAACTGATATGCTTGTTTATACAAAAAATGGTCTATATGCTGCAACTGAGAAAAAATATCTTTTGCCAGAAAATAAAATAAAGGATTTTTTCACTGAATTAAAAAATAATGGATCTTTTAAATATACAGTAAAACCTGGCATTTCATTTTTGCTATTTCCTTTAAAAGAACCCAATGGAAAAATAATTGGATTATTGGCTGTTTTAGAAGATACGACTAATTTTGTTGCATTGAACTCCGAAATAATGAAATCTATGATTATGACTTTTATTTTTATAATCTTAATAATATTATTATTCTCTGTTGTTGTAACAAAAATTCTTATAAAAAAGATTAATCATTTATCTTTTAACATTGAAAAAATTTCAGATGGAGATTTAACCGTTAAAATTAAAAGTTCTGGTAAAGATGAAATTGACCATATTTTTTTAAAATTGAAAAGTTTGCTGGATAATTTTAAAAATATTTTAAAATCAGTTCTTGATACAGGCTTAAAATTAGATAAATCCTCAGAAGAGGTTATTGATGCTGTTATGAAAACAGAAAAAAGTTCTGATGATTTATATTTAAGTGCGAAAAATATAGAACAAAATATGAATGATATTTCCTCCACAATTGAAGAAATAACTTCTGGAATTGAAGAGATTGAAAGTTCTGCACAAATGGTTTCTGAAAATTCTCAAGAATTATCCTCTATAGCAATAGAAAGTATTAAAAATGCTGAAAATGGAACTAAAGGTTTAAATACTATATCAGAAATAATACACAATGCTGTAATTCAATCAAAAAATACTGAAAAAAAGGTTGAAGAATTGTTATATTTAACGAGTAATATAGGAGAAATTGTTGATTCTATAAACACAATAACTGAACAAACAAATTTATTAGCTTTAAATGCTGCTATAGAAGCTGCTAGAGCTGGTGAAGCTGGAAAAGGGTTTGCTGTTGTTGCTGATGAAATTCGAAAATTGGCAGAAGAAAGTAAAAAAGCAACAGAAAAGATTGCTGAAATATTATTAGATGTTCAAAATAGCGTTAAAGATGTAAATAGCGCAACATTAGAAACTGTTAATATAGTAAATAAAGTTGAATCAGGGGCAAAAAATATAAAAGAAAATTTTAGAATCATATTAGAACAAATTGATTTAATAAATAATAAAGTTGAAAATTTAACTGCAACATCGCAAGAGCAAAGCGCGTCAACAGAAGAGATGGCAGCTGCAATGGATAAAAGTATGAAAAACATTACTGAAATACTTAAACAAATTGAACAAATGGCTGAAATTTCATTTAATCAAAAAAATGAAATTTCCATGCTAAAAGAGGTATCTCAAGAATTGAAAAATGATTCAGAAGTATTAAAAGAAAATATTAAAAAATTTAAAATATAA
- a CDS encoding metallophosphoesterase family protein — protein MIWIISDIHGMYEKLLKLINKIPENDKIIFLGDYIDRGPDSKKVLDLLMKLRNRSIFLKGNHEDMMIDYIEKKGKYAEGVWFRNGASATLKSFNNNIEEKYFKFIKSLKLYHIEQLNEQKYLFVHGGIRYGIKLTDQNEKDLLWIRDEFYMKNKRYENYIIVHGHTPTFYITGKYEIYFHKNEKNKIISIDIDTGCVYGGKLSALGIDKNNNYKIISV, from the coding sequence ATGATATGGATAATATCAGATATACATGGAATGTATGAAAAATTATTAAAATTAATAAATAAAATACCAGAAAATGATAAAATCATTTTCTTAGGAGATTATATTGATCGGGGACCGGATTCAAAAAAGGTCCTCGATTTATTAATGAAATTAAGGAATAGATCCATTTTTTTAAAAGGAAATCATGAAGATATGATGATTGATTATATAGAAAAAAAAGGAAAATATGCAGAAGGTGTATGGTTTAGAAATGGGGCATCAGCTACCTTAAAAAGTTTTAATAATAATATAGAAGAAAAATATTTTAAATTTATAAAATCTTTAAAATTATATCATATAGAACAACTAAATGAACAAAAATATTTATTTGTTCATGGGGGAATTAGATATGGAATAAAATTAACAGATCAAAATGAAAAAGATTTACTCTGGATAAGAGATGAATTTTATATGAAAAATAAAAGATATGAAAATTATATTATAGTTCATGGACATACGCCAACATTTTATATAACAGGAAAATATGAAATATATTTTCATAAAAATGAAAAAAATAAAATTATCAGTATAGATATAGATACAGGATGTGTTTATGGTGGAAAATTATCAGCATTAGGAATTGATAAAAACAACAATTATAAAATAATCTCAGTTTAA
- the pdxT gene encoding pyridoxal 5'-phosphate synthase glutaminase subunit PdxT — protein sequence MKIGVLAVQGDIREHANMIEKIGHTPVRVKSIETLNDVAGLIIPGGESTTISKLMKKTGIWEELKRRAKEGFPIFGTCAGMIVVSKRIANYPQQETMGLIDIYVERNAYGRQVFSFEEILEFQGNKLKVTFIRAPKIVKYGENIEKLIEFKDAPVLVRQDNILVASFHPEIEDDPAIHQYFIEQMVAKKQVK from the coding sequence TTGAAAATAGGTGTATTAGCTGTTCAAGGAGATATTAGAGAACATGCAAATATGATTGAAAAAATAGGACATACACCCGTTAGAGTTAAATCTATAGAAACCTTAAATGACGTTGCTGGTTTAATAATACCTGGTGGTGAAAGTACAACAATTTCAAAATTAATGAAAAAAACTGGTATTTGGGAAGAATTAAAAAGAAGAGCCAAAGAAGGATTCCCTATTTTTGGAACATGTGCAGGAATGATAGTTGTTTCTAAAAGGATTGCTAATTATCCTCAACAAGAAACAATGGGATTAATAGATATATATGTTGAAAGAAATGCATATGGAAGACAAGTATTTTCTTTTGAAGAGATTCTGGAATTTCAGGGAAATAAATTAAAAGTTACATTTATCAGAGCTCCAAAAATAGTAAAATATGGAGAAAATATTGAAAAATTAATAGAATTCAAAGATGCTCCTGTTCTTGTTAGACAGGATAATATTTTAGTTGCCTCATTTCATCCAGAAATAGAAGATGATCCTGCAATTCATCAATATTTTATAGAACAAATGGTAGCAAAAAAGCAGGTGAAATAA
- the pdxS gene encoding pyridoxal 5'-phosphate synthase lyase subunit PdxS gives MEKGTWVVKKGFAEMFKNGVIMDVTTAEQAKIAEEAGAVAVMALERVPADIRKAGGVARMASISKIKEIMEAVSIPVMAKVRIGHIAEARILEALGVDFIDESEVLTPADNKYHLNKHDYKVPFVCGARNLGEALRRIAEGAAMIRTKGEAGTGNVVEAVKHMRQVMDEVRLVQNMPEEELVTYAKQIGAPVDLVAEVKKLGRLPVVNFAAGGVATPADAALMMLLGADGVFVGSGIFKSKEPKKMAKAIVEAVLHYDDPEKLAKISEDVGEAMEGLEIDQLDVHLQERGW, from the coding sequence ATGGAAAAAGGTACATGGGTGGTAAAAAAAGGGTTTGCAGAAATGTTTAAAAATGGTGTTATTATGGACGTAACAACAGCAGAACAGGCAAAAATTGCCGAAGAAGCTGGTGCAGTTGCAGTTATGGCACTTGAAAGAGTTCCTGCTGATATTAGAAAGGCAGGCGGCGTTGCAAGAATGGCAAGTATTTCTAAAATAAAAGAAATAATGGAAGCAGTTTCAATTCCAGTTATGGCAAAAGTAAGAATAGGCCATATAGCTGAAGCAAGAATTTTAGAAGCTTTAGGTGTGGATTTTATAGATGAATCAGAAGTTTTAACTCCTGCTGATAACAAATATCATTTAAACAAACATGATTATAAAGTACCATTTGTTTGTGGAGCAAGAAATTTAGGTGAAGCTTTAAGAAGAATAGCAGAAGGTGCTGCAATGATTAGAACAAAAGGTGAAGCTGGAACAGGAAATGTTGTAGAAGCAGTTAAACATATGAGACAGGTTATGGATGAAGTAAGATTAGTTCAAAACATGCCAGAAGAAGAATTAGTTACATATGCAAAACAAATTGGAGCTCCTGTTGATTTAGTTGCAGAAGTTAAAAAATTAGGAAGACTACCTGTAGTTAATTTTGCAGCAGGTGGAGTTGCTACACCTGCCGATGCAGCTTTAATGATGCTATTAGGAGCAGACGGTGTATTTGTAGGTTCTGGGATATTTAAATCAAAAGAACCTAAAAAAATGGCAAAAGCTATAGTTGAAGCTGTATTACATTATGATGATCCAGAAAAATTAGCAAAAATAAGTGAAGATGTTGGGGAAGCAATGGAAGGTTTAGAAATAGACCAATTGGATGTTCATTTACAAGAAAGAGGATGGTAA
- a CDS encoding nicotinate phosphoribosyltransferase, with translation MPKRLHPKIFKVPIDRIRMGYYSDKYFTRYVEVLKKDNRHVNVLYQYFPRKDCVVVGIDEALAILRFGTGYYKDEEKANELFNQILNLEKALQNAAHNMNKDELLKITSKKWDLRMMLNDLWVDKWDEIEVKALYDGDIANNMEPILTIEGDPAYFGYLETILLGVLARATSTATAVKKVVDVANGKPILFFSARFDHFWVQATDGYAALKAGAFGVSTDANADYWGVESMGTIPHALIASYDGDTTEAAIAFDKHIDEKVNRIVLVDWDNDVIGTTLKLVSKFYEYITGKTFKPGITDPSIIIGEGKNKIWGVRFDTSGSLRDKSVIPKDRSSLGVNPELVWRARQIFDSNGLKNLKILVSGGFDAEKIKLFETLDVPVDSYGVGSKLLKEKIDFTADIVEVDGKHCAKVGRKKGDLSRLITISKKYWEEKGGI, from the coding sequence ATGCCAAAAAGATTACATCCTAAAATATTTAAAGTGCCAATAGACAGAATTAGAATGGGGTATTATTCTGATAAGTATTTTACAAGATACGTTGAAGTATTAAAAAAAGACAACAGACATGTAAATGTGCTTTATCAGTATTTTCCAAGAAAAGATTGTGTAGTGGTTGGAATAGATGAAGCCCTTGCTATTTTAAGATTTGGAACAGGATACTATAAAGATGAAGAAAAAGCAAATGAATTATTTAATCAAATATTAAATCTTGAAAAAGCACTTCAAAATGCTGCGCATAATATGAATAAAGATGAGCTTTTGAAGATAACATCAAAAAAGTGGGATTTAAGAATGATGCTAAACGATTTATGGGTAGATAAATGGGATGAAATAGAAGTTAAAGCCTTATATGATGGTGATATTGCAAATAATATGGAACCAATTCTTACTATAGAAGGTGATCCAGCTTATTTTGGATATTTAGAAACAATATTACTCGGAGTACTTGCAAGGGCCACATCAACCGCAACAGCTGTAAAAAAAGTCGTAGATGTTGCAAATGGGAAACCCATATTGTTTTTCAGTGCAAGATTCGACCACTTCTGGGTACAGGCTACTGATGGTTACGCCGCTTTAAAAGCAGGTGCATTTGGTGTGTCAACAGATGCTAATGCCGATTATTGGGGTGTTGAATCAATGGGGACCATCCCTCATGCATTAATTGCATCATATGACGGCGATACAACAGAAGCCGCTATAGCTTTTGATAAACATATTGATGAAAAGGTAAATCGAATAGTACTTGTAGATTGGGATAATGATGTTATTGGAACAACATTAAAATTGGTATCGAAATTCTATGAATATATTACTGGAAAAACATTTAAGCCAGGTATTACGGATCCATCTATAATAATAGGTGAAGGGAAAAATAAAATATGGGGTGTTAGATTTGATACATCTGGAAGTCTCAGGGATAAAAGCGTAATACCAAAAGATAGGTCATCATTAGGAGTAAATCCAGAATTAGTATGGAGAGCAAGACAGATTTTTGATAGTAATGGATTAAAAAATCTAAAAATACTTGTTTCTGGAGGATTTGATGCTGAAAAAATTAAATTATTTGAAACGTTAGATGTTCCCGTAGATAGTTATGGTGTTGGTTCAAAATTATTAAAAGAAAAAATAGATTTTACTGCAGATATAGTAGAAGTAGATGGAAAACATTGTGCAAAAGTTGGAAGAAAAAAAGGTGATTTATCCCGATTAATTACAATTTCAAAAAAATATTGGGAAGAAAAGGGAGGCATATAA
- a CDS encoding methylated-DNA--[protein]-cysteine S-methyltransferase, producing the protein MNNFIVAVEFGSIKGFVKNNKIIKIEILNEKLEEYYDAYSKDFYYKIKEYLEGNDVLDEIPYEIYYKNKFEKDVLTALKKVKFGKVVSYKELAIISGYPNASRAVGTVMAKNTIPLILPCHRVIKNNCNIGNYGGGSHWKKFFLEIEGINIRNNRVISCNKL; encoded by the coding sequence ATGAATAACTTTATAGTAGCTGTCGAATTTGGTAGCATAAAAGGATTTGTGAAAAATAATAAAATAATTAAAATTGAAATTTTAAATGAGAAGTTAGAAGAATATTATGATGCATATAGTAAGGATTTTTATTATAAAATTAAGGAATATTTAGAAGGAAATGATGTATTGGATGAAATTCCATATGAAATTTATTATAAAAATAAGTTTGAAAAAGATGTTCTGACAGCCTTAAAAAAAGTGAAATTTGGTAAAGTAGTTTCTTATAAAGAACTTGCTATAATATCCGGATATCCAAATGCTTCAAGAGCAGTAGGTACTGTAATGGCAAAAAACACAATTCCATTGATTTTACCTTGCCATAGAGTTATAAAAAATAATTGTAATATAGGAAATTATGGTGGAGGAAGTCATTGGAAAAAATTTTTTTTAGAGATTGAAGGTATAAATATTAGGAATAATAGAGTTATTTCGTGTAACAAACTTTAA
- a CDS encoding SDH family Clp fold serine proteinase, with translation MTTGFLGTLLWWIFIFYILMGPQMKFAQLIAGRKALLSSLSKKRNSTVITLIHRQESMGFLGFPFYKYINVEDSEEILRAIRKAPKDKPIDLIIHTPGGLVLAATQIAKALHDHPAETRVIVPHYAMSGGTLISLAADQIIMDKHAVLGPVDPQLGQNPAPSIVKVVEQKGVDKVDDQTLILADVAKKSISQVQRFIFNVLKNNMDEEKAKELSQTLTEGRWTHDYPITVEEAKELGLNISIDIPEEVYALMDLYSQPIRQRGTVEFVSYTNKK, from the coding sequence ATGACTACAGGATTTTTAGGTACCTTATTATGGTGGATTTTTATTTTCTACATATTAATGGGACCACAAATGAAGTTTGCACAATTAATTGCAGGAAGAAAAGCTTTATTATCCTCATTATCGAAAAAAAGAAACTCTACTGTTATTACTTTAATTCACAGACAGGAAAGTATGGGTTTTTTAGGTTTTCCTTTTTATAAATATATAAATGTTGAGGATAGTGAAGAGATTTTAAGAGCTATTAGAAAAGCGCCAAAGGATAAACCTATTGATTTAATTATACATACTCCAGGTGGACTTGTTTTAGCAGCTACACAAATAGCTAAAGCTTTACATGATCATCCAGCCGAAACAAGAGTTATTGTTCCACATTATGCTATGAGTGGTGGAACATTAATTTCTTTAGCTGCAGATCAAATTATTATGGATAAACATGCTGTGTTAGGTCCTGTTGATCCGCAATTAGGACAAAACCCTGCACCAAGTATTGTTAAAGTTGTAGAGCAAAAAGGTGTGGACAAGGTTGATGATCAAACATTAATATTAGCAGATGTAGCAAAAAAATCTATATCTCAAGTTCAAAGATTTATTTTTAATGTTTTAAAGAATAATATGGATGAAGAAAAAGCTAAAGAATTATCTCAAACATTAACTGAGGGAAGATGGACACATGATTATCCAATAACAGTTGAAGAAGCTAAAGAACTTGGACTAAATATTTCAATAGATATTCCTGAAGAAGTATATGCACTAATGGATTTATATTCACAACCAATTAGACAAAGAGGAACTGTAGAATTTGTATCTTATACTAATAAAAAATAG